A stretch of the Aneurinibacillus migulanus genome encodes the following:
- a CDS encoding S-layer homology domain-containing protein — MKRYTTHFASKVTLVAALGTLSVLPGQVWADEPSGKLKEITTVNSYLPGDMERHWARDEAYNLVHADIIKGYIEKDGTVSVRPNKQITRAEFVSLLVGALGLKKNPDQDPRVFSDIEPNQWYSEAVNIASSLGIVKGVTEKSFGPNDKITRGEIAALITRAFAYTIDFDEMNGKQFKDIKDSYWAAREVSKASSVKIINGYPGGYFKPFEYSTRAEALVMLSNALYLEENAVPADKTLIDIVKANEEEEKRALGAIDIERLKEISNKHYIGYHKATSDLTAAVLKKMKEEGYTIEITHEGDLKATVIGKWNRIAVVEVDGVTYHLSTSKEGGKHLDNTQTVKGVVMLKKDSVTGEWKVYTSDIPLLFTSKMLSALEIQ; from the coding sequence GTGAAACGATATACTACACATTTCGCAAGTAAAGTCACGCTTGTTGCTGCATTGGGAACTCTCAGTGTTTTGCCCGGACAAGTATGGGCGGACGAGCCTTCCGGCAAGTTGAAAGAAATAACGACGGTAAATAGCTACTTACCTGGAGATATGGAGCGACACTGGGCGAGAGATGAAGCATATAATTTGGTTCATGCTGATATCATAAAAGGGTACATCGAAAAAGACGGAACAGTCTCAGTTAGGCCGAATAAGCAAATTACGCGTGCTGAATTCGTGTCTTTGCTAGTTGGTGCGCTCGGCTTAAAGAAAAATCCCGATCAGGACCCGCGTGTATTTTCTGACATCGAGCCGAACCAATGGTATTCCGAGGCGGTCAATATTGCAAGTTCGCTTGGGATTGTTAAAGGTGTAACGGAGAAGTCGTTTGGCCCGAATGATAAAATCACCCGGGGCGAGATTGCAGCATTAATCACGCGAGCATTTGCATACACGATCGATTTTGACGAAATGAATGGAAAGCAATTCAAAGATATAAAAGATTCATACTGGGCTGCACGCGAAGTAAGTAAGGCAAGTTCGGTGAAAATTATTAACGGTTATCCGGGAGGATATTTTAAACCGTTTGAATACTCGACGCGTGCGGAAGCGCTTGTCATGCTATCTAATGCGTTATATTTAGAAGAGAATGCGGTACCGGCTGATAAAACATTGATCGATATTGTTAAGGCAAATGAAGAGGAGGAGAAACGTGCATTGGGCGCGATAGATATCGAGCGATTAAAAGAGATTAGCAACAAGCATTATATCGGATATCATAAAGCGACCAGTGATTTGACGGCAGCTGTGCTAAAAAAGATGAAAGAAGAAGGGTACACAATTGAGATTACTCATGAAGGCGATCTGAAAGCTACTGTCATTGGCAAATGGAATCGGATTGCTGTTGTAGAGGTGGACGGAGTTACGTATCATTTGAGCACAAGCAAAGAAGGCGGAAAACACCTGGACAATACACAAACGGTTAAGGGTGTAGTTATGCTTAAAAAAGATTCTGTAACCGGTGAATGGAAAGTGTATACGTCCGATATACCGCTTTTGTTTACCTCAAAAATGCTTTCTGCACTGGAAATTCAATAA